One genomic segment of Micromonospora sp. WMMC415 includes these proteins:
- a CDS encoding Tex family protein, with product MTLTVHQRIAEELGVAERQVRAAVELLDGGATVPFIARYRKEATGLLDDTQLRTLEERLRYLRELDERRAAVLESIRSQGKLDEALEAQIMAADSKSRLEDIYLPYKPKRRTRAQVAREAGLEPLADALLGDPTRDPRETAAGFVDAEKGVADAAAALDGARAILIERFAEDADLIGTLREQMWSRGRLVSRVREGQETAGAKFADYFDFAEPYPKLPSHRILAMFRGEKEGVLDLTMDPEPEGDSDAVATGPTRYEAAVAGRFGVSDQGRPADRWLADTVRWAWRTRILIHLGADLRMRLWQAAEEEAVRVFATNLRDLLLAAPAGARPTMGLDPGLRTGVKVAVVDATGKVVATDTIYPHEPRRQWDASVETLARLAAAHRVELVAIGNGTASRETDKLAGDVIKRHPQLNLTKIVVSEAGASVYSASAYAAQELPGLDVSLRGAVSIARRLQDPLAELVKIDPRSIGVGQYQHDLSEVKLSRSLDAVVEDCVNAVGVDVNTASAPLLTRVSGIGAGLAENIVLHRDANGPFRTRAELKKVARLGPKAFEQCAGFLRIPGGDDPLDESSVHPEAYPVVRRILTATGQDLRSIIGKSAILRGLRATDFVDDTFGLPTVTDILGELEKPGRDPRPEFRTASFVEGIETIADLTPGMVLEGVVTNVAAFGAFVDVGVHQDGLVHVSAMSRTFVKDPHEVVKSGDVVKVKVLDVDVPRKRISLTLRLDDDAEAGRGADGGRRERGGPRGEQGGPRGDRSAGRGQGGSGGRGAQGGSGGRGGQGGQGGRGGQPRQGRGSATPPPANSAMADALRRAGLA from the coding sequence GTGACCCTCACTGTTCATCAGCGGATCGCCGAGGAACTCGGCGTCGCCGAGCGCCAGGTACGCGCGGCCGTGGAGCTGCTCGACGGCGGCGCGACCGTGCCGTTCATCGCCCGCTACCGCAAGGAGGCCACCGGCCTGCTCGACGACACGCAGCTGCGCACCCTGGAGGAGCGGCTGCGGTACCTGCGCGAGCTCGACGAGCGGCGGGCCGCCGTGCTGGAGTCGATCCGCAGCCAGGGCAAGCTCGACGAGGCTCTGGAAGCGCAGATCATGGCAGCGGACTCGAAGTCCCGGCTGGAGGACATCTATCTGCCGTACAAGCCGAAGCGGCGGACCCGCGCGCAGGTCGCCCGCGAGGCCGGCCTGGAGCCGCTCGCCGACGCGCTGCTCGGCGACCCGACGCGGGATCCGCGGGAGACGGCCGCCGGGTTCGTCGACGCGGAGAAGGGGGTGGCCGACGCCGCCGCCGCGCTGGACGGCGCGCGCGCCATCCTGATCGAGCGGTTCGCCGAGGACGCCGACCTCATCGGCACGCTGCGGGAGCAGATGTGGTCGCGGGGCCGGCTCGTGTCCCGGGTACGCGAGGGCCAGGAGACCGCCGGTGCCAAGTTCGCCGACTACTTCGACTTCGCCGAGCCGTACCCGAAGCTGCCCTCGCACCGCATCCTCGCCATGTTCCGGGGCGAGAAGGAGGGCGTGCTGGACCTGACGATGGATCCGGAGCCGGAGGGTGACTCCGACGCGGTGGCCACCGGCCCGACCCGGTACGAGGCGGCCGTCGCCGGTCGTTTCGGGGTCAGCGACCAGGGGCGCCCGGCCGACCGGTGGCTGGCCGACACGGTACGTTGGGCCTGGCGTACGCGGATCCTCATCCACCTCGGCGCGGACCTGCGGATGCGGCTGTGGCAGGCCGCCGAGGAGGAGGCCGTCCGCGTCTTCGCCACCAACCTGCGCGACCTGCTGCTGGCGGCGCCGGCCGGGGCCCGCCCGACCATGGGTCTGGACCCGGGCCTGCGGACCGGCGTGAAGGTCGCCGTCGTCGACGCCACCGGGAAGGTGGTCGCCACCGACACCATCTACCCGCACGAGCCGCGCCGGCAGTGGGACGCCTCCGTCGAGACCCTGGCGAGGCTGGCCGCCGCGCACCGGGTGGAACTCGTGGCGATCGGCAACGGCACCGCGAGCCGGGAGACCGACAAGCTCGCCGGTGACGTGATCAAACGTCACCCGCAGCTCAACCTCACGAAGATCGTCGTCTCCGAGGCCGGCGCGTCGGTCTACTCGGCGTCCGCGTACGCCGCCCAGGAGCTGCCGGGGCTGGACGTGTCCCTGCGCGGCGCGGTCTCCATCGCCCGCCGCCTCCAGGACCCGCTCGCCGAGCTGGTCAAGATCGACCCACGGTCGATCGGCGTCGGGCAGTACCAGCACGATCTGTCCGAGGTGAAGCTGTCGCGGTCGCTCGACGCGGTCGTCGAGGACTGCGTCAACGCCGTCGGCGTCGACGTGAACACCGCCTCCGCGCCGCTGCTGACCCGGGTCTCCGGTATCGGCGCCGGCCTGGCGGAGAACATCGTGCTGCACCGGGACGCCAACGGGCCGTTCCGCACCCGGGCCGAGCTGAAGAAGGTGGCCCGACTCGGACCGAAGGCGTTCGAGCAGTGCGCGGGCTTCCTGCGCATCCCGGGCGGCGACGACCCGCTCGATGAGTCCAGTGTGCACCCGGAGGCGTACCCGGTGGTGCGGCGGATCCTCACCGCCACCGGCCAGGACCTGCGATCGATCATCGGGAAGAGTGCCATCCTGCGGGGGCTGCGGGCCACCGACTTCGTCGACGACACGTTCGGCCTGCCGACCGTCACCGACATCCTCGGCGAGCTGGAGAAGCCGGGCCGCGACCCCCGGCCGGAGTTCCGCACCGCCTCCTTCGTCGAGGGCATCGAGACGATCGCCGACCTGACGCCGGGCATGGTCCTGGAGGGCGTGGTCACCAACGTGGCGGCGTTCGGCGCGTTCGTTGACGTCGGGGTGCACCAGGACGGCCTGGTGCACGTGTCGGCGATGTCCCGCACCTTCGTCAAGGACCCGCACGAGGTGGTCAAGTCCGGCGACGTCGTCAAGGTGAAGGTGCTCGACGTCGACGTACCCCGCAAGCGCATCTCGCTGACCCTGCGCCTCGACGACGACGCCGAGGCCGGCCGCGGCGCGGACGGCGGTCGCCGCGAGCGCGGCGGCCCGCGGGGCGAGCAGGGCGGCCCGCGCGGAGACCGGAGCGCCGGACGCGGCCAGGGCGGGTCCGGCGGGCGCGGTGCCCAGGGCGGGTCCGGCGGGCGCGGCGGCCAGGGTGGCCAGGGTGGCCGTGGCGGACAGCCGCGGCAGGGTCGGGGCAGCGCGACGCCGCCGCCGGCCAACAGCGCGATGGCCGACGCGCTGCGCCGGGCCGGTCTGGCGTGA
- a CDS encoding YegP family protein has translation MQFEIHNANGGQYYWKIVASNGRTLATSETYWNKSDARSAAQSVKTYAASAPIVDKTGASSYGRW, from the coding sequence GTGCAGTTCGAGATCCACAACGCCAACGGCGGCCAGTACTACTGGAAGATCGTCGCAAGCAACGGCCGCACCTTGGCCACGTCGGAGACCTACTGGAACAAGAGCGACGCGCGGAGCGCCGCCCAGTCGGTCAAGACATACGCGGCCTCGGCCCCGATCGTCGACAAGACGGGGGCCAGTTCGTACGGCCGCTGGTGA
- a CDS encoding DUF389 domain-containing protein, producing MLHLRVIAPPDRSEAVADLLATEPGVTHLAVLAGAARQPCGDLILCDVVRESADGVLRTLQEFGVEAQGGISAADVELTISTAAERAAREAPGSGADAVVWDEIAAKTGEQTELSATYLVLITVATMIAGIGVLLDQPILIVGAMVVGPEFGPLAALCVALLRRKGRVVVRSVQALVVGFLAAMAVTVVSTWALTAADLVSREMLLAERPLTDFIWRPDALSWVVGLLAGVAGMLSLTSKKSGSLVGVLISVTTVPAAANVAVATAYGVWHEAAGSALQLLINLCAIVLAGLFTLAVQQTWWHLARRRRVAG from the coding sequence GTGCTGCACCTGAGGGTGATCGCGCCGCCGGACCGATCCGAGGCGGTGGCGGACCTGCTCGCCACGGAACCCGGCGTGACCCATCTGGCGGTGCTCGCGGGCGCGGCCCGCCAACCGTGCGGTGACCTGATCCTGTGCGACGTCGTGCGCGAGAGCGCCGACGGCGTGCTGCGCACGTTGCAGGAGTTCGGCGTCGAGGCGCAGGGCGGGATCTCCGCCGCCGACGTCGAGCTGACGATCTCCACCGCCGCGGAGCGGGCCGCCCGGGAGGCGCCGGGCAGCGGGGCGGACGCCGTCGTCTGGGACGAGATCGCCGCCAAGACGGGGGAGCAGACGGAGCTCTCCGCCACCTACCTCGTGCTGATCACCGTCGCCACGATGATCGCCGGCATCGGCGTCCTTCTCGACCAGCCGATCCTCATCGTGGGCGCGATGGTCGTCGGCCCCGAGTTCGGTCCGCTCGCCGCGCTCTGCGTCGCGCTGCTGCGCCGCAAGGGGCGGGTCGTCGTGCGGTCCGTGCAGGCCCTCGTCGTGGGGTTCCTGGCGGCGATGGCCGTCACGGTGGTCAGCACCTGGGCGTTGACCGCGGCCGACCTGGTGAGCCGCGAGATGCTCCTCGCCGAGCGCCCGCTGACCGACTTCATCTGGCGGCCCGACGCGCTCTCCTGGGTGGTGGGCCTGCTCGCCGGCGTGGCCGGCATGCTCTCGCTCACCTCGAAGAAGTCCGGCAGCCTGGTCGGGGTGCTGATCTCGGTGACCACCGTGCCGGCCGCCGCGAACGTCGCGGTCGCCACGGCGTACGGGGTGTGGCACGAGGCGGCCGGCTCCGCGCTCCAGCTGCTGATCAACCTGTGCGCGATCGTGCTCGCCGGCCTGTTCACGTTGGCGGTGCAGCAGACCTGGTGGCACCTGGCGCGGCGTCGTCGAGTCGCCGGCTGA
- a CDS encoding sugar transferase has translation MTPERPPRSVRPDRGKRALDVAAAAFLLVLLAPVMAVVALLVAAGLGRPVLFRQRRAGRHGEPFELVKFRTMRPLDPRRGLVADAERLTPLGRWLRSTSLDELPTLWNVLRGDMSLVGPRPLLPEYLSRYSSHQARRHEVRPGVTGLAQVRGRNGLSWEEKFDLDVEYVETHSLRLDLSILVATVRTVLRREGISAAGVATAPEFLGTPAGPAPRYAEAATSSSVPRGPAVTVRQGGRR, from the coding sequence GTGACGCCTGAACGCCCGCCACGATCGGTCCGACCGGATCGGGGCAAGCGGGCCCTCGACGTCGCCGCGGCGGCCTTCCTGCTGGTGCTGCTCGCACCGGTGATGGCGGTCGTCGCGCTGCTCGTCGCCGCGGGGCTGGGCCGCCCGGTGCTGTTCCGCCAGCGCCGCGCCGGCCGTCACGGCGAGCCGTTCGAGCTGGTCAAGTTCCGGACAATGCGTCCACTCGACCCGCGACGCGGACTGGTGGCGGACGCGGAGCGGCTCACCCCCCTGGGGCGCTGGCTACGGTCCACCAGCCTGGACGAGTTGCCCACGCTCTGGAACGTGCTGCGGGGCGACATGAGCCTCGTCGGCCCCCGCCCGCTGCTGCCGGAATACCTGTCCCGCTACTCCTCCCACCAGGCTCGCCGGCACGAGGTACGGCCCGGCGTCACGGGCCTCGCCCAGGTCCGCGGCCGCAACGGCCTGAGCTGGGAGGAGAAGTTCGACCTCGACGTGGAGTACGTCGAGACCCACAGCCTCCGGCTCGACCTGTCGATCCTGGTCGCGACGGTCCGTACCGTGCTGCGGCGCGAGGGGATCTCGGCGGCCGGCGTCGCCACCGCACCGGAGTTCCTCGGCACCCCGGCCGGTCCGGCGCCGCGGTACGCCGAGGCGGCCACGTCGTCGTCGGTGCCGCGCGGACCGGCGGTGACGGTACGGCAGGGCGGACGCCGATGA
- a CDS encoding aminotransferase class I/II-fold pyridoxal phosphate-dependent enzyme has translation MTRTVYLSPPDVGPLEESYLIAALRSGWVAPVGPDLEAFERDVADRVGTRGAVAVSSGTAALHLALLGVGVEPGAVVVVPTLTFVATANAVRYTGARPVFVDCDPRTGNVDVPLLADLLQRLRARGERIAAVVPVDMFGACVDYTSLLPACEDAGVPVVEDAAEALGATHRGRAAGSFGRVGALSFNGNKIMTTSGGGMLVSDDLSLLTRARHLATQAREPAAHYEHRETGYNYRLSNLLAALGRAQLVRLDGMIGRRRQLRDRYAKLFAPVPGVELVGADDAASNCWLTVIRARPDQSGWRAADLAAHLAARDIETRPVWKPMHRQPAYAGSESLLTGAADDLFAEGLTLPSGSALTERQIGAVLGAIDEFLTVRTGVSPA, from the coding sequence ATGACGCGCACGGTGTACCTCTCCCCGCCCGACGTCGGGCCGCTGGAGGAGTCGTACCTCATCGCCGCCCTGCGCTCGGGCTGGGTCGCCCCCGTCGGTCCCGACCTGGAGGCCTTCGAACGCGACGTCGCCGACCGGGTGGGCACCCGCGGAGCGGTGGCGGTCAGTTCCGGCACGGCGGCGCTGCACCTGGCCCTGCTCGGGGTCGGCGTCGAGCCCGGAGCCGTGGTGGTCGTCCCCACGCTGACATTCGTGGCGACCGCGAACGCGGTCCGGTACACCGGCGCCCGGCCGGTCTTCGTCGACTGTGACCCGCGTACCGGCAACGTCGACGTCCCGCTCCTCGCGGATCTGCTGCAGCGGCTGCGCGCCCGGGGCGAGCGGATCGCCGCGGTCGTCCCGGTCGACATGTTCGGCGCGTGCGTGGACTACACGTCGCTCCTGCCGGCCTGTGAGGACGCCGGGGTGCCCGTGGTGGAGGACGCGGCCGAGGCCCTCGGAGCCACGCACCGCGGCCGGGCGGCGGGATCCTTCGGTCGCGTCGGCGCGCTGTCGTTCAACGGCAACAAGATCATGACCACGTCCGGCGGCGGGATGCTCGTCTCCGACGACCTGTCGCTGCTGACCCGGGCCCGGCACCTGGCGACCCAGGCCCGCGAACCCGCGGCGCACTACGAGCACCGCGAGACCGGGTACAACTACCGGCTCAGCAACCTGCTGGCGGCACTGGGCCGGGCTCAGCTCGTGCGGCTGGACGGGATGATCGGCCGCCGCCGGCAGTTGCGCGACCGGTACGCGAAACTCTTCGCCCCGGTGCCGGGCGTCGAACTCGTCGGCGCGGACGACGCCGCGTCGAACTGCTGGCTCACCGTCATCCGGGCCCGGCCCGACCAGTCCGGCTGGCGCGCCGCCGACCTGGCCGCGCATCTCGCCGCCCGGGACATCGAGACGCGTCCGGTGTGGAAGCCGATGCACCGGCAGCCCGCGTACGCGGGATCGGAGAGCCTGCTCACCGGCGCCGCCGACGACCTGTTCGCCGAGGGGCTGACGCTGCCCAGCGGCAGCGCCCTCACCGAGCGCCAGATCGGCGCCGTGCTCGGCGCGATCGACGAGTTCCTGACCGTCCGGACGGGAGTGTCGCCCGCGTGA
- a CDS encoding NeuD/PglB/VioB family sugar acetyltransferase, with product MTPLVIVGCGGHGREVLTIARAVVAAGGPRWHLAGFLDDRPAEENLKRVQRLDVPYLGGLAWLRDAPPDTHHVIGIGDPRVRRAVAARVDAYATPAASLVHPDATVGPDTRYGPGFVAFPGARVTTNVALGRHVHLNQNATVGHDSVLADFVSVNPLAAVSGDCRLAEGVLVGTTAAVLQGLQVGRDSTVGAGACVVRDVPEGVVVKGVPAR from the coding sequence GTGACACCACTGGTGATCGTGGGCTGCGGCGGCCACGGTCGGGAGGTGCTGACCATCGCACGGGCGGTGGTCGCCGCCGGCGGACCCCGCTGGCACCTGGCCGGATTCCTCGACGACCGGCCCGCCGAGGAGAACCTGAAGCGCGTCCAGCGCCTGGACGTGCCGTACCTGGGTGGGCTGGCCTGGCTGCGCGACGCGCCACCGGACACCCACCACGTCATCGGGATCGGCGACCCGCGGGTGCGCCGCGCGGTGGCGGCGCGGGTCGACGCGTACGCGACGCCGGCCGCGAGCCTCGTCCACCCGGACGCCACCGTGGGCCCGGACACCCGGTACGGACCGGGGTTCGTCGCCTTCCCGGGGGCCCGGGTCACCACCAACGTCGCCCTGGGGCGGCACGTGCACCTCAACCAGAACGCCACCGTGGGGCACGACAGCGTGCTCGCCGACTTCGTGTCGGTCAACCCGCTCGCCGCCGTCTCCGGGGACTGCCGGCTGGCGGAGGGCGTTCTGGTGGGCACCACGGCGGCCGTGCTCCAAGGCCTCCAGGTGGGACGGGACAGCACCGTCGGAGCCGGCGCCTGCGTGGTGCGGGACGTGCCGGAGGGCGTCGTGGTCAAGGGGGTTCCCGCGCGCTGA
- a CDS encoding nucleoside-diphosphate sugar epimerase/dehydratase, which produces MPQDTGSDERAAQRSRRGRARRRALGFLATDTAAWVGGFVTAVWTRYEFHLPPGQLSRAATVGGIAALMYVAVAAVRRLHSGRHPLGSLQDVQGLAGTATATAAVLLIGLLPSPDRPVPASTPVVGGALALLFMLSARFAYRHRHDLAMRPDVRSSTPVLLFGLGDAGQGLLRAMLGDPRGRYLPVGALDDDPDKRNLRIGGVRVLGGREDIAEAVRRTGATTVIFSVANADAALIRQIREATLQTGAAFKVLPPVRDLVDHRITVTDVRDVQISDLLGRRQVVGDLPLTDNSLAGLRVLVTGAGGSIGSELCRQVMTADPGELMMLDRDESALHALQMSLNGRALLDGPELILADLRDDERIRRIVRERRPDVIFHAAALKHLTLLQRHPGEAVMTNVWGTLSVLDACRDVAKFVNISTDKAADPISVLGYSKRITERLTAHAASRFPGTFLSVRFGNVLSSRGSVVTAFQKQIEAGRPLTVTHPEVTRYLMTVQEAVHLVLQAAEIGRDGEALVLDMGEPVRIADLARQMAEQAASTVPIVYTGLRPGEKLHEDLFGTGEVDTRPLHPLISHVAVPALDPLEVSGLDPYDDPEKVVAQLAQLCHPPVRPAGRTMQVPLSR; this is translated from the coding sequence ATGCCGCAGGACACCGGAAGCGACGAACGTGCCGCCCAGAGGTCCCGCCGGGGCCGGGCGCGCCGCCGCGCCCTGGGTTTCCTCGCCACCGACACCGCCGCCTGGGTGGGCGGCTTCGTCACCGCCGTCTGGACCCGGTACGAGTTCCACCTACCTCCCGGTCAACTCAGCCGGGCGGCCACCGTCGGCGGCATCGCCGCGCTGATGTACGTGGCGGTCGCCGCGGTACGCCGGCTCCACTCGGGACGCCACCCGCTCGGCAGCCTCCAGGACGTGCAGGGACTCGCCGGCACGGCCACCGCGACCGCCGCCGTCCTGCTGATCGGTCTGCTGCCGTCGCCCGACCGGCCGGTCCCGGCCAGCACCCCCGTGGTGGGCGGTGCGCTCGCCCTGCTGTTCATGCTCTCCGCGCGGTTCGCGTACCGGCACCGTCACGACCTGGCGATGCGGCCCGACGTCCGCTCCTCGACACCCGTGCTGCTGTTCGGGCTCGGTGACGCCGGTCAGGGGCTGCTGCGGGCGATGCTGGGCGACCCGCGCGGCCGGTACCTGCCGGTCGGCGCGCTCGACGACGACCCCGACAAGCGCAACCTGCGCATCGGCGGCGTCCGCGTGCTCGGCGGCCGGGAGGACATCGCCGAGGCGGTCCGGCGCACCGGCGCCACCACCGTGATCTTCTCCGTCGCCAACGCCGACGCCGCGCTGATCCGGCAGATCCGTGAGGCCACCCTCCAGACCGGCGCCGCGTTCAAGGTGCTGCCGCCGGTCCGGGACCTGGTCGACCACCGGATCACCGTGACCGACGTCCGCGACGTCCAGATCAGCGACCTGCTCGGGCGTCGCCAGGTGGTCGGCGACCTGCCGCTGACCGACAACAGCCTGGCCGGCCTGCGGGTCCTGGTCACCGGCGCCGGCGGCTCGATCGGGTCGGAGCTGTGCCGGCAGGTCATGACGGCCGACCCGGGCGAGTTGATGATGCTCGACCGCGACGAGTCGGCCCTGCACGCCCTGCAGATGTCGCTGAACGGGCGGGCCCTGCTGGACGGGCCGGAGCTGATCCTCGCCGACCTCCGCGACGACGAGCGCATCCGGCGGATCGTGCGGGAGCGGCGGCCGGACGTCATCTTCCACGCCGCGGCCCTGAAGCACCTCACCCTCCTGCAGCGGCACCCGGGCGAGGCGGTCATGACGAACGTGTGGGGCACGCTCAGCGTGCTGGACGCGTGCCGGGACGTCGCCAAGTTCGTGAACATCTCGACCGACAAGGCCGCCGACCCGATCAGCGTCCTCGGCTACTCCAAGCGGATCACCGAACGGCTCACCGCCCACGCCGCGTCCCGCTTCCCCGGCACCTTCCTCAGCGTCCGCTTCGGCAACGTGCTGAGCAGCCGCGGCTCGGTGGTCACCGCCTTCCAGAAGCAGATCGAGGCCGGCCGTCCGCTCACCGTCACGCACCCGGAGGTGACCCGCTACCTGATGACCGTGCAGGAGGCGGTGCACCTGGTGCTGCAGGCCGCCGAGATCGGCCGGGACGGCGAGGCGCTGGTGCTCGACATGGGTGAGCCGGTGCGGATCGCCGACCTGGCCCGCCAGATGGCCGAACAGGCTGCGAGCACCGTGCCGATCGTCTACACCGGACTCCGCCCCGGCGAGAAGCTGCACGAGGACCTGTTCGGCACCGGCGAGGTCGACACCCGTCCGCTGCACCCGCTGATCTCGCACGTCGCGGTGCCGGCGCTGGACCCGCTGGAGGTGAGCGGGCTCGACCCGTACGACGACCCGGAGAAGGTGGTGGCACAGCTCGCCCAACTCTGCCACCCGCCGGTCCGGCCCGCCGGCCGGACGATGCAGGTGCCGCTCTCGCGCTGA
- the wecB gene encoding non-hydrolyzing UDP-N-acetylglucosamine 2-epimerase, translating to MTRVMTVVGTRPEIIRLSRVIARLDEAVDHVLVHTGQNWDSSLSDIFFKELRIREPDRFLRVDTSSLGRVLGGVLVGMEGAIAELRPDALLVLGDTNSCIGALMARRMRVPVYHMEAGNRCFDLNVPEETNRRLVDHVADFNLVYTEHARRNLLAEGLHPRRILHTGSPMREVLEHYRADIAASTILRQLDLTPGRYFLVSAHREENVDRPDRLARLLDCLRAVRDRWGYPVLVSTHPRTRKRLEALAPDATVLDGIAFHEPFGLFDYVHLQTKAYCTLSDSGTISEEAAILGFAAVTLRESIERPEALDAGGIIMTGLDPEGVVEAVRVTVDQVGIHGVPCPVDYRVPDTSRRVVDFILSTVRRHHDWAGIRR from the coding sequence ATGACCCGCGTGATGACGGTGGTGGGCACCCGGCCGGAGATCATCCGACTCTCCCGGGTGATCGCCCGGCTGGACGAGGCGGTGGACCACGTGCTGGTCCACACGGGACAGAACTGGGACAGTTCGCTGTCCGACATCTTCTTCAAGGAACTGCGGATCCGGGAGCCGGACCGCTTCCTCCGCGTCGACACGTCGTCGCTCGGCCGGGTGCTCGGTGGCGTGCTGGTCGGCATGGAGGGTGCCATCGCCGAGCTGCGGCCGGACGCCCTGCTCGTCCTCGGTGACACGAACAGCTGCATCGGGGCGCTGATGGCCCGCCGGATGCGGGTGCCGGTCTACCACATGGAGGCCGGTAACCGCTGCTTCGACCTCAACGTGCCGGAGGAGACGAACCGCCGGCTGGTCGACCACGTCGCGGACTTCAACCTCGTCTACACCGAGCACGCGCGGCGCAACCTGCTCGCCGAGGGGCTGCACCCGCGCCGGATCCTGCACACCGGCTCGCCCATGCGTGAGGTGCTGGAACACTACCGGGCGGACATCGCCGCCTCGACGATCCTGCGCCAGCTGGATCTCACGCCGGGCCGGTACTTCCTGGTCAGCGCGCACCGCGAGGAGAACGTGGACCGCCCGGACCGGCTCGCGCGGCTGCTGGACTGCCTGCGGGCGGTCCGCGACCGCTGGGGGTACCCGGTGCTGGTCTCCACGCATCCGCGGACCCGCAAGCGGCTGGAGGCGCTGGCGCCGGACGCGACGGTGCTGGACGGGATCGCCTTCCACGAGCCGTTCGGCCTGTTCGACTACGTGCACCTGCAGACGAAGGCGTACTGCACGCTCTCCGACAGCGGCACGATCAGCGAGGAGGCGGCGATCCTCGGCTTCGCCGCGGTGACGCTGCGCGAGTCGATCGAACGTCCGGAGGCGCTGGACGCCGGCGGCATCATCATGACCGGCCTGGACCCGGAGGGCGTCGTGGAGGCGGTCCGGGTGACCGTCGACCAGGTCGGCATCCACGGGGTGCCCTGTCCGGTCGACTACCGGGTCCCGGACACCTCCCGCCGGGTCGTCGACTTCATCCTGTCGACCGTCCGCCGGCACCACGACTGGGCGGGCATCCGCCGCTGA
- a CDS encoding glycosyltransferase family 4 protein, with the protein MKVGLVSQWYPPEGVFIPGNLAQQLAARGHDVRVLTTFPSYPHGRIYPGWRQRWRHVEAQGPVAVRRVPAYPSHDTSALRRAASHVSFGASSALAGPRWLGGVDVTYVYHPPPTAIAAAALVRAARRTPIVLHVQDMWPESVLQSGMAPTGLAGRAVASGLDALMRTTYRLASAVVVISPAMADLVVERGADPDRVRVVWNWTDDVLFRPVPATDAARAALGHRGRCTVMFAGNLGLLQGVDTAIRAAAAVRDQVDLVLVGSGAGEDEARRLAAELGADNVRFVGRRAPEEMADLYAAADWQLVCLRDLPALRGTVPSKLQAALACGAPVIASLGGDAAALVDSTGSGLVCPPEDWAALAGRFLLATDTPAADRAAMGQRARRAYQERMCLRVGVDQFEDIFTKVAAQRGRS; encoded by the coding sequence CCACCTTTCCAAGCTATCCGCACGGGCGGATCTACCCGGGCTGGCGGCAGCGCTGGCGGCATGTCGAGGCGCAGGGACCCGTCGCGGTGCGGCGGGTTCCCGCGTACCCGAGCCACGACACCTCGGCGCTACGCCGGGCGGCCAGCCACGTCTCCTTCGGCGCCAGCAGCGCGCTCGCCGGGCCGAGGTGGTTGGGCGGCGTCGACGTCACCTACGTCTACCACCCGCCGCCGACCGCGATCGCCGCTGCTGCGCTGGTCCGGGCCGCCCGGCGGACGCCGATCGTCCTGCACGTGCAGGACATGTGGCCGGAGTCCGTACTGCAGTCCGGGATGGCCCCGACGGGCCTGGCCGGTCGGGCGGTGGCGAGTGGCCTGGACGCTCTCATGCGGACGACGTACCGGCTGGCGTCCGCCGTCGTGGTGATCTCACCCGCGATGGCGGACCTGGTGGTGGAGCGGGGCGCCGATCCGGACCGCGTACGCGTGGTGTGGAACTGGACCGACGACGTCCTGTTCCGGCCCGTGCCGGCCACCGACGCGGCCCGGGCGGCGCTCGGCCACCGGGGTCGGTGCACGGTGATGTTCGCCGGGAACCTCGGCCTGCTGCAGGGCGTGGACACGGCGATCCGCGCGGCGGCCGCCGTCCGGGACCAGGTGGACCTGGTCCTGGTCGGCTCGGGCGCCGGCGAGGACGAGGCGCGCCGGCTCGCCGCCGAGCTGGGCGCCGACAACGTCCGGTTCGTCGGCCGCCGCGCCCCCGAGGAGATGGCCGACCTGTACGCGGCGGCCGACTGGCAGCTGGTCTGCCTGCGGGACCTGCCGGCGTTGCGTGGCACCGTCCCGTCGAAGTTGCAGGCGGCGCTGGCGTGCGGCGCCCCGGTGATCGCCTCGCTCGGTGGGGACGCGGCCGCCCTGGTCGACTCGACCGGGTCCGGCCTCGTCTGCCCGCCGGAGGACTGGGCGGCGCTCGCGGGTCGTTTCCTGTTGGCGACCGACACACCGGCGGCCGACCGCGCCGCCATGGGGCAGCGGGCCCGACGGGCCTACCAGGAGCGGATGTGCCTGCGGGTCGGTGTCGACCAGTTCGAGGACATCTTCACCAAGGTGGCAGCGCAGAGAGGACGGTCATGA